TCTGACGCCTTTCATATGCGactgtaaaaagtttaaatcaatTTCTTGTAGTTTTAGTTTAATGCAATCAATCAAAACTTGCTCTGTTGAAGCTTGCCAATCTCCCTCGTAAACCTTCTGTGCCAAATGTCcccaaaaattttcaattggtCGTGCTTGAGGCACATTTGGGGGATTGGATTCTTTATCAACGTAATAGACATATTGGTCCATCCAATTTAGAGAATCTTTAGAATAATGAGAACTTGCTAAATCTGgccaaaataaatagttaaagtCTCCATGATACTTGTGAATAAATGAAAGAAGTCGTTTTTCTAAACATTCATTAATGTAGATTGATGAATTGATCGCTACAGCCTTGGAAGTGCGAAACAATGGCTCGGACATACCACGGTCAGATATGGCTATCcacattaataattattttggaAATTTCTCTTTTCCTATTAAACGAACACTTTCTGGGCAtgtctttttgttgtttgtGTAGTATCCAGAATTTCCAGGCATGTTGTCTC
Above is a window of Hydra vulgaris chromosome 10, alternate assembly HydraT2T_AEP DNA encoding:
- the LOC136086167 gene encoding uncharacterized protein LOC136086167 is translated as MWIAISDRGMSEPLFRTSKAVAINSSIYINECLEKRLLSFIHKYHGDFNYLFWPDLASSHYSKDSLNWMDQYVYYVDKESNPPNVPQARPIENFWGHLAQKVYEGDWQASTEQVLIDCIKLKLQEIDLNFLQSHMKGVRAKLRSIADGGVFSYKK